The following coding sequences are from one Mytilus trossulus isolate FHL-02 chromosome 8, PNRI_Mtr1.1.1.hap1, whole genome shotgun sequence window:
- the LOC134681443 gene encoding T-box transcription factor TBX1-B-like: MDVNVPFSTRANAFSIASLMSGQLSDTFGYSNLQNGNEYFFDWNNPGYGMKNMEACLLHAGTGRPFYEPLRYEGFTDSCSRVPDTDCEKTLPSDCINSCKSDNESLGIENDGKEPKKPIHLKLASVQVQLEMKSLWDEFDELGTEMIVTKAGRRMFPTFQVRLYGLDPMAEYMLMMDFIPVDDKRYRYSFHSSSWVVAGKADPNMPGRIHVHPDSPGKGAQWMKQIVSFDKLKLTNNLLDDNGHIILNSMHKYQPRFHVVYVNPKSEDCTNTECFKTYTFQETKFTAVTAYQNHRITQLKIASNPFAKGFRDVDPNECMVDVISHLNPCGRPRNHHRPSSMSQNPDGTSRKRQCDKSSSESDESQLSPASMNNSNLSMTLRLPTRTTYPDPYNYMSYPHDTYMMAAKTRPSPYPRNMDYTSYHHARMSMKEIYQGTPGSCGYNY, encoded by the exons ATGGATGTAAATGTACCTTTTTCGACCAGAGCAAACGCCTTCAGTATAGCTTCACTTATGTCGGGTCAGCTCTCGGACACTTTTGGATATTCAAATCTACAGAATGGAAATGAATATTTCTTTGATTGGAATAATCCGGGATATGGCATGAAAAATATGGAAG CTTGTCTTCTTCATGCCGGAACCGGAAGACCATTTTATGAACCATTGAGATACGAAGGGTTTACGGACAGTTGTTCAAGGGTACCAGATACAGACTGTGAGAAAACACTTCCATCAGACTGTATAAATTCATGTAAATCTGACAATGAAAGTTTAGGAATTGAAAACGATGGAAAAGAGCCAAAGAAACCAATCCATTTAAAATTAGCAAGTGTACAAGTTCAACTTGAAATGAAGTCATTGTGGGACGAATTTGATGAACTCGGCACGGAGATGATCGTCACCAAGGCAGGAAG GCGAATGTTTCCCACATTTCAAGTTCGATTATACGGATTGGACCCTATGGCAGAATATATGCTCATGATGGATTTCATACCGGTTGACGACAAAAGATACAGATACTCATTTCACAGTTCTAGCTGGGTAGTGGCGGGAAAAGCGGATCCAAATATGCCCGGACGAATTCATGTGCATCCTGACTCGCCAGGAAAAGGAGCTCAATGGATGAAACAAATTGTATCATTTgataaattgaaattaacaaataatctGCTGGACGACAATGGCCAT ATTATTTTGAATTCGATGCACAAATACCAGCCTCGATTTCATGTAGTTTATGTAAATCCAAAATCAGAAGATTGTACGAACACAGAATGTTTTAAGACGTATACCTTCCAGGAAACTAAGTTCACTGCAGTCACTGCTTATCAGAACCACAGG aTAACCCAGCTCAAGATAGCCAGTAACCCATTTGCAAAGGGCTTCCGGGATGTCGACCCAAATGAATG TATGGTAGATGTCATTTCACATCTGAATCCATGCGGAAGACCTCGGAATCATCACAGACCTTCAAGTATGTCACAGAACCCGGATGGAACATCAAGAAAACGCCAATGTGATAAAT CTTCATCTGAGTCCGACGAATCACAACTGTCACCGGCCAGTATGAACAATTCAAATTTGTCAATGACATTACGACTTCCGACACGGACAACTTATCCTGATCCGTACAATTATATGTCCTACCCACATGACACATATATGATGGCAGCAAAGACACGCCCCTCTCCGTATCCCCGAAACATGGACTATACTTCATACCATCATGCTCGGATGTCTATGAAGGAAATATATCAAGGAACACCTGGTTCTTGTGGATACAACTATTGA